The DNA sequence TCATGTAGAGCTCAGGCTCTTATCCACCACGCTACCCTTAGCTCATGACTGCTCATGTCACAAGAAATGGATTGTAAATCATATTGAAGACATTGGGGTGAAATATAAATgatgtaaaaaataaatgaatggggtAGTCTGTGGACCTATGTGAGCTGTGGATTTATATAACTGCATGTAGTGTGATGACCTGTACTTGGAAGCTAGGTTTGTGGCCATGGCACATGATCCGTGATTCTTAACACGGCAGTCAATGGCTACAGATGTGAGCTGTATATTGAGGTGGGGATGctgaataacaacaacagtatttatataccgattttcaacaaaaagttcacaaagcggtttacagagaaaatcaaatatctaatggcatAGCATAGAAACTATGGGAATCTATAGCTCAAGTCTTTTTCCCCTCCGTATCAGCACCTCAAGGCCTAGCATCCAAGGCGTGGGTGTAAGCTGTGATTTGAGATGTCTCTATGAAAAAATCCTACAGAACTCATTcttgcttttcccccctctcaaCAGAAAATTTGTGTTTTTCAACATACCTCAGATTCAGTACAAAAACCCTTGGCTGCAGATTGTGATGTTTAAGAACATGACGCCTTCACCATTCTTAAAATTCTATTTAGgtaggtggtgtgtgtgtgtgtgtgtgttgttttgtttAGCTATTGCTGAAGTGCATGGGAAGACCCTTTGTTTTTCTTGCTAATGGAAAAGTCTTTCTCAGaccaaggccccaatcctatcccttgccagcagtgccagtgcagccatgtcaaaaaggtacatgctgcatcctgtggtggggaggggatcaATTGGAGAGCCtgcaagagataagtaaaaatatactTACCTCTAGTAGGCTGACCAGTTGCCAGTgcgtctccttggacatatgccacctattttgatgGCATATGTCCAAAGACAGAAGAGAGGCAGGAAAGTTTAAAAGccaggataagatctggtgtatGCCTTTGCTGCCAACTGTCTTGTGGGTTGAGCTGCTGCTGGAAGTTCATTGAGCAATGAGAGCTTTCTTAGTGGTGGCACCTATGCTGTGAAACACTTTGGCCCTAGAGGTATGGTTGGCTCCTTCTCTGTGGTTTTCACCAGCAGTTGAAGACTTGGCTTTATTGCAACATATCAAAAATTTCAGTGTAATTTCTCTTCCTTAAGTTTGGGTAGTTCTCTCCAAAAATTGTTTTAAgtatagtttttaatttttttttaagattcccTTAGAATAAGGAAAGAAATTCTTTACCCACTATgtaagaaaagttcatcacaggttacaagccatgatgggtatgtatgacatcctagttttagaagtaggctacctttgaatgccaggtccaagggagtagcaacaggatgcggGTATCTAGACTAGAAAGGTCTTTGGGCTGATCTGTTGGGTCTCTTCTTGTGTTTTTTAATTTCACTGTAAGCCAGCCACCCTGTGATCTGCTGACAAGGACACAGTATAACTTCCAAAACTAAATAGATCTGAAAATAGTGTTATACTGGCATGACAGGGTGCTAGTGCAACATACCAGCATGGtgctgtatacacacacacacacactgagtgctccaagggcagtataaaaatgtgaaaaataaataaataaataacttgtgGCAAAGAAACGAGGTTGGGTTTGATATTTTGCCAACTGCACCTCAGAGTTGGAGGGTAAGTGAGACACAGCAGGAACTTGAATCACTAAATGGAGACAATTCCTGGGAAATCTCCAATACTTCTTGTTGCACTCTCTCTTCTGCAGATACTGGAGAGCAAGTGCTGGTTGATGTGGAAGAGAAGACTAACAAAGAGATAACACAACACATTAAGAAAATTCTTGGTAAAAACGAGTAAGTAAGCAAAAAATGAGAGGATGGGGTATGTTATTTTGTAGAATGGTAGTAGTCTGATAATCCAAAGATCTTCAAAGATTTCACCCCGGGCCAGCAACCCTTCAAGTCCTGTTGTTCCCCCTTTTTTGCAGACATGACCTGCAAATAGGGTGGCTACTGTAAAGCTTTATAGGACCACTAGCTTACAAGTAGTTtttatccatttttaaaaattcagtcaCCTACCCTTCCAGAGGATGGACTGTTTATCTCTATATATCCCCTTAACAACCATAAATCTAACCTTTCAAAAACTGTATTTAATAAACCTTTTTCCAAGTGCCCATACCTGATTACATGGAAGCAAGTCTTACTTATCGTAAGCAATTTGTTACAAGTGACACTAAGTGCCATCACACATCAAAAGCTTCTGAAGCATTTCATACAGTCCAGATTGTGGATTCTCCCCCTAAAGGGGAGAAAAGATGGAATACTATTGTCAAATCCAGATCACACAAACTTAGAATTGTCCTATGATGCAGGATGATTGATAAAATGGCTCTGCCATCCCAGCCTTTTTCACCAACTGCTGCCCCAAAGCAGCACACTACAGCAGCTAGATTAAGCATTCTCAGAAGCTTTGCAGAAATGAGACAATTGAGGGGGATTAGAGCATGCAACAGGTGCTACAGAATTGTAAAGGCATAAGTGTTCAACCATGAAATTGTTAGGCTACTGTGGTGCATGGACTGTTGTCATAACTATTGCTGCCCTCCTTACTGAACTCATCTTTTTTCATAGGGAAACACTCCAGCGGGAAGCACAGGAAAAGATGAAGCTTCGCCACCCTGCAACTTTTGGGCCCCTTAAATACCACTTGCGGCAATGTATGTGTGAAATTGAAGGGCAAGTTCCCTGCCCTGGAAAGGTGCCATTACCTAAGGAGATGACTGGCAAGTATAAGATGGCCATGAGAGAAACTGACACCTCCTAAACCCACTTCTGCATGAAGTTATGCTACAGCAGGGATTAAAATTTAGACTGATCACTGCCAGACAAGACACTGACCACATTAGCCCTGAGGAGAACATCAAGTTCTGTTGATATCAAGTACTCTGTTAAAAGTCTGTTTCAGTGACAGCAGAAGAGCCAGACTTAATACAAGGGACAAcccatttaaaataaaatcagatgTGTTATTATTGTGGATTTTCTGGGATTACATTGTAACTAGCATctctttttaaatacaaaaacaaCCTTTGTCTCAGTTCATTGCTTTAATGAATTACAGGCTAACACAGAACTTGTTTTACACAACTGGACATGTGGTCATGGGGACAGGCTCCCCCTGTACTGAAGCAACACCTGAGGCACAGGAGTTCTACTAGTTTTAATAAGTCTTTGGATTATGTCAGGGCTATATGAATGTCAGTTGTGCAGCAGTCCAGAAAAAGAGCAGTGTGTGGCATTCAGCTACTTAACTATCTCTGCTTTGGTGTGTCAAAAGGAGGAAGCCCTTAGCTCCTATGACCGAAAATCCATGCCTGTTGGAGTTAAaccaaagaaggaaaagaaaaagatgttcaGTGCCCTTTCCTATTGCTACCCAACCAACAAATTCTGCAATTACAGTTTCTGATGTAGATTACTTGGGCTTTAGCGTATTATTATGGAAGATGAGTGCAGTGTTAAATTGGAGCTTTGGTTCAGTTCTCCTAAGCGAAGCAAGCTTGTAAAATTCACCAGTGCCATTTTGTCTTAGCTATGTTGACTTTTTGAGTTTACAAGAACCAAAACTATTTTCTAGTAATTGCATTTTCTATCACCATCACCCTTCCCCACAAGTTGGAAAAGTATCTCTATTTCCATTTAGATATCTATTTAGGAGGTAGCAAGAACCCAGCTGTTCACATGTAAGAGGCTTTTGGGATTGCACCAAAAGACTTTGACGTAAGATTTCCCATCCCTCCGTCAAATCAATCTACTcatacacacaaaaacaaacgtgttattttattttatcagaAAGCCTGCAAGCTAGAGTAATGCATGCAAATGTAT is a window from the Tiliqua scincoides isolate rTilSci1 chromosome 2, rTilSci1.hap2, whole genome shotgun sequence genome containing:
- the MRPS25 gene encoding small ribosomal subunit protein mS25 — encoded protein: MPMKGRFPIRRTLQYLSQGDVVFKDSVKVMTVNYNTCGERGDGARKFVFFNIPQIQYKNPWLQIVMFKNMTPSPFLKFYLDTGEQVLVDVEEKTNKEITQHIKKILGKNEETLQREAQEKMKLRHPATFGPLKYHLRQCMCEIEGQVPCPGKVPLPKEMTGKYKMAMRETDTS